A portion of the Chloroflexota bacterium genome contains these proteins:
- a CDS encoding glycosyl hydrolase family protein translates to MRKLLFTLLILAIVYFGVVLWFRDPNVNMRLDFDKLKSDSLHFGKDFLWGSATAAHQVEGNCTNNNWFQFESAVDEHGKPQILNGQKAGMACDHWQRYKEDIQLMKALSLNAYRFSVEWSKIEPKPGEFDEAVLDHYEQLVDELLANGIEPMVTLHHFTNPIWFEEQGAFLQEDSPDIFVRFVEHVVQRLGPKVKLWCTINEPSIYAVLGYFTAEWPPAVKDPQKAAIVFRNLLRAHTAAYTAIKRLEPQAQVGLVVYMGTYDPPNQWYLLDVVVAYLLNKNLTESHFPYLVDGRFDFSMPGLANESYTSGVKEAFDFVGLNYYTHFHRRFNPFSQEQFVEITRAPPEKLTDMGYEIYPEGLYRALKLITGYTSKPIYITENGIADDSDTKRAKFIEDHLLVVNKAISEGMNVKGCFYWSLMDNFEWAYGFERRFGLYHVDYSTQERTLRQGSRIYLEMIQKSKESGVK, encoded by the coding sequence TTGAGGAAACTGCTTTTTACACTGCTGATACTCGCCATAGTGTATTTTGGGGTGGTGCTCTGGTTCAGAGATCCCAACGTCAACATGCGCTTAGATTTCGACAAGCTTAAGAGCGACTCACTGCACTTCGGGAAAGATTTTCTCTGGGGCAGTGCTACAGCGGCTCATCAGGTCGAAGGCAACTGCACAAATAACAACTGGTTTCAATTCGAATCCGCTGTTGATGAACACGGCAAACCTCAGATATTGAACGGTCAGAAAGCTGGGATGGCATGCGACCATTGGCAGCGCTATAAGGAAGATATTCAGCTTATGAAGGCACTCTCGCTGAATGCTTATCGCTTCTCAGTCGAATGGAGCAAGATTGAGCCGAAGCCAGGAGAGTTTGATGAGGCGGTACTCGACCACTATGAACAGTTGGTGGATGAACTGCTGGCGAATGGCATTGAGCCGATGGTTACGTTGCATCACTTCACCAATCCCATATGGTTTGAGGAACAGGGGGCGTTCCTCCAAGAGGATTCCCCTGATATCTTTGTCAGATTTGTTGAACATGTTGTCCAGCGTTTAGGACCTAAGGTGAAACTATGGTGCACCATCAATGAACCGTCCATCTACGCTGTACTTGGATACTTCACAGCTGAGTGGCCTCCGGCCGTAAAAGACCCTCAAAAGGCAGCAATAGTCTTTCGAAACCTGCTGCGCGCTCATACGGCGGCTTACACTGCCATCAAGAGGCTCGAGCCACAAGCTCAGGTCGGGCTCGTCGTGTACATGGGGACCTATGACCCTCCCAATCAGTGGTACCTGCTGGATGTTGTGGTGGCCTACCTCCTCAATAAGAATCTGACTGAATCGCATTTCCCGTACCTTGTGGACGGGCGCTTCGATTTCTCAATGCCTGGCTTGGCAAACGAATCATACACAAGCGGGGTGAAGGAAGCCTTCGATTTCGTTGGCCTGAATTATTACACGCACTTCCACCGGCGGTTTAACCCTTTCAGTCAAGAGCAGTTTGTTGAAATTACACGCGCGCCTCCAGAGAAATTGACGGACATGGGATATGAGATTTACCCCGAAGGCTTATACCGTGCCCTCAAGCTGATAACTGGCTACACCTCTAAACCCATCTATATCACAGAGAATGGCATTGCTGATGACAGCGACACGAAGAGAGCCAAGTTCATCGAAGACCATTTGCTGGTTGTGAACAAGGCGATCTCTGAAGGAATGAACGTTAAGGGCTGTTTCTATTGGTCGCTGATGGACAACTTTGAGTGGGCATATGGGTTCGAGAGGCGATTTGGACTTTATCATGTTGACTACAGCACTCAAGAGCGGACGCTGCGCCAGGGGAGTCGTATATATCTGGAGATGATTCAGAAGAGTAAAGAGTCAGGTGTGAAATGA